A genomic window from Agreia sp. COWG includes:
- a CDS encoding DoxX family protein, protein MTLLPDVWWPTALLALVLLVDAALSIRPPQFIEDCLNNVNFPREWWWILVVIKTLAVVGLIAGIWMPGVAFAANVGVIVYFCSAAAAHLRARNTGQAFWVNCLGMLALSIAVLVLSRYW, encoded by the coding sequence ATGACCCTTCTTCCCGACGTGTGGTGGCCTACCGCGCTTCTCGCCCTGGTGCTTCTGGTCGATGCCGCCCTGTCGATCAGACCGCCGCAGTTCATCGAGGACTGCCTGAACAACGTGAACTTTCCCCGCGAGTGGTGGTGGATCCTGGTCGTCATCAAGACCCTCGCCGTCGTCGGCCTGATCGCCGGCATCTGGATGCCCGGGGTCGCCTTCGCCGCGAACGTCGGCGTGATCGTGTACTTCTGCAGCGCTGCAGCCGCGCACCTTCGGGCCCGTAACACCGGCCAGGCATTCTGGGTCAACTGCCTCGGCATGCTCGCGCTCTCGATCGCCGTGCTCGTGCTGTCGCGATACTGGTGA
- a CDS encoding pyridoxal-dependent decarboxylase, protein MTHRPFASADPALDEEVALLADADQRARSYIAGIGSRPVFPTERDIAGLSAFRESLPGEGHAPSSTVRLLDDVGSAGAVETNGGRYFGFVTGATLPVAAAADRIALAWDNSGTSSAGSPVSAVIEDVAAGWLLDILDLPRSSAVGFTTSASAGTVIALAAARRSLLAAHGWDLDRAGLAGSPTIRVVASELAHVVVIKALRILGFGLDNIEWAPVDDFGRIDPEKLPALDSSTILILQAGEVNSGEFDPFDRVIAIAESAGAWVHVDGAFGLWARASKHRELTSGVDRANSWTVDGHKWLNTPYDSAMVIARDPDALVGAMKSEAVYLPPAPDAQRNRTLEFSRRARGIPVWAALRTLGRAGVADLVERTMSLASYAADGLREAGYDVLNRVTLNQVLVATDDPEQTQRVLLAAQQSGRTWFGQTSWRGQLAFRISVSSWRTTRADIDDLVDLLRSLRHIG, encoded by the coding sequence ATGACTCATCGCCCCTTCGCCTCTGCAGATCCAGCCCTCGACGAGGAGGTCGCTCTTCTCGCCGACGCGGATCAGCGCGCACGGTCCTACATCGCGGGGATCGGCTCGCGTCCTGTGTTTCCGACTGAGCGCGATATCGCCGGGTTGAGCGCCTTCCGGGAGTCGCTTCCCGGCGAGGGGCACGCCCCCTCCTCCACCGTTCGACTGCTCGATGACGTCGGCTCGGCGGGAGCCGTCGAGACGAACGGCGGTCGCTACTTCGGGTTCGTCACCGGCGCCACACTGCCTGTCGCCGCGGCCGCGGACCGCATAGCGCTCGCCTGGGACAACAGTGGCACCTCCTCTGCCGGCTCGCCCGTGTCAGCGGTGATCGAAGACGTTGCCGCCGGGTGGCTCCTCGACATTCTCGACCTGCCCCGGTCGAGCGCCGTCGGTTTCACGACCAGCGCCTCGGCGGGCACCGTCATCGCTCTCGCGGCGGCTCGGCGGAGCCTGCTTGCCGCTCACGGCTGGGATCTCGATCGTGCGGGCCTCGCAGGCTCTCCCACTATCCGGGTGGTCGCCAGCGAACTCGCCCACGTCGTGGTCATCAAGGCGTTGAGGATCCTCGGCTTCGGCCTCGACAATATCGAGTGGGCGCCCGTCGACGACTTCGGTCGGATCGACCCCGAGAAGCTTCCCGCCCTCGATTCGAGCACGATCCTCATCCTTCAGGCCGGGGAGGTCAATTCGGGCGAGTTCGACCCGTTCGACCGTGTGATCGCCATCGCCGAGTCCGCCGGGGCATGGGTGCACGTCGACGGGGCGTTCGGCCTCTGGGCGCGCGCATCGAAGCATCGTGAGCTCACCTCGGGAGTGGACCGGGCCAACTCGTGGACCGTCGACGGGCACAAGTGGCTCAACACTCCCTACGACAGCGCGATGGTCATCGCCCGCGACCCCGACGCTCTCGTCGGTGCGATGAAGTCGGAGGCGGTCTACCTGCCGCCCGCACCCGACGCCCAGCGCAATCGAACCCTGGAATTCTCTCGGCGCGCTCGCGGCATCCCCGTGTGGGCTGCGCTGCGCACGCTCGGGCGCGCCGGAGTCGCCGACCTGGTCGAGCGCACGATGAGCCTGGCGTCGTATGCCGCAGACGGACTGCGCGAGGCCGGTTACGACGTGCTCAACCGGGTGACGCTCAATCAGGTGCTCGTGGCCACCGACGATCCTGAGCAGACCCAGCGGGTTCTGCTTGCGGCCCAGCAGTCGGGCAGAACCTGGTTCGGTCAGACCTCATGGAGGGGCCAGCTCGCGTTCCGAATCTCGGTCTCATCGTGGCGGACCACCCGCGCCGACATCGACGACCTCGTCGATCTGCTGCGATCTCTTCGTCACATCGGCTGA
- a CDS encoding pyridoxamine 5'-phosphate oxidase family protein encodes MTSIADARCAWLTTVRPDGSPHTTPVWFVLDVGTFWIASAANNVKIRNLARDDRVSLAIDGSATEPSSQPHVAQGRASIHQDLDAVATVIPLFARKYDGWNVLDETVDGARVLLEIPVERWLLGGE; translated from the coding sequence ATGACCTCGATTGCGGATGCTCGGTGCGCCTGGTTGACGACCGTGCGGCCTGACGGATCGCCCCACACCACCCCCGTCTGGTTCGTGCTCGACGTTGGCACCTTCTGGATCGCCTCTGCGGCGAACAACGTCAAGATCCGAAACCTCGCGAGGGACGACCGGGTCTCACTGGCGATCGACGGCTCTGCGACCGAGCCATCGTCGCAGCCGCACGTCGCGCAGGGTCGCGCGAGCATCCACCAGGATCTCGACGCTGTCGCGACTGTCATTCCCCTCTTCGCTCGCAAGTACGACGGCTGGAACGTGCTCGACGAGACGGTCGATGGCGCACGCGTTCTGCTCGAGATCCCCGTCGAGCGTTGGCTACTGGGTGGCGAATAA
- a CDS encoding phosphoribosylanthranilate isomerase, whose product MIASSLVVKICGLRTEEAIDVAISAGADAVGFVIAAGSPRFVDHATARRLVAHTAGRATTVLVTKGLSPEAAASAAHESGVDVLQVHGFDRPQVERTLALFPRVWRATSLPEANTHRAADLDSWGEELLLIDSPRAGSGERWDLSALDRLRPTGAWLLAGGLDSENVARAVADAAPTGVDVSSGVERAPGIKDHALIERFVANARSSAAA is encoded by the coding sequence ATGATTGCGTCATCGCTTGTTGTGAAGATCTGCGGCCTGCGCACCGAGGAGGCGATCGACGTGGCCATCTCGGCGGGGGCGGATGCCGTCGGTTTTGTGATCGCCGCGGGCAGCCCGCGTTTCGTTGACCACGCGACAGCCCGCCGCCTCGTCGCGCATACCGCCGGCCGCGCAACTACCGTGCTGGTGACGAAGGGCCTCAGCCCCGAGGCGGCCGCATCGGCTGCGCACGAGAGCGGGGTCGACGTGCTGCAGGTGCACGGCTTCGACCGGCCGCAGGTCGAGCGCACGCTCGCACTCTTCCCTCGCGTGTGGCGGGCCACGTCGCTGCCGGAGGCGAACACCCATCGGGCGGCCGACCTGGACTCGTGGGGTGAGGAGCTGCTGCTGATCGACTCGCCTCGCGCCGGATCGGGCGAGCGCTGGGATCTGAGCGCACTCGACCGGCTCCGCCCGACCGGCGCCTGGCTGCTGGCGGGAGGCTTGGACTCAGAGAACGTGGCACGGGCGGTCGCCGACGCCGCGCCGACGGGAGTCGACGTCTCGAGTGGTGTCGAGCGCGCCCCCGGCATCAAAGACCACGCGCTCATCGAGCGGTTCGTCGCCAACGCGAGGTCGTCCGCGGCCGCCTGA
- a CDS encoding siderophore-interacting protein: MTTAPAIPAYRLFDTRVIRSRRLSPTFVRITLGAPSLRHFAPWGLDQRVKLILPHAGERAQTAPGPTGPHPWSGPFAGDVDGLSVDEWRAALARLPAHERHLARTYTTGSARPEECEVDIDFFIHHPAGPASRWAASAAPGDRILVSGPDVRADDRRRGIQWRPAELPTRVLLLGDETAIPALNGIVASLGAATRGTIVVEADDVHACPPIERVPSGVSVRLVARVHGLPGEALAQAVASWAASDARDARSAGVGFAAWIAAESSAVAGLCSAIIDAGVPRGRIHRQGYWRAEGRASSTSVNEVDRVAYP, encoded by the coding sequence ATGACGACCGCGCCCGCAATCCCCGCGTATCGCCTCTTCGACACCCGCGTCATCCGCAGCCGCCGACTCTCGCCGACCTTCGTGCGCATCACGCTCGGGGCGCCGTCGCTGCGGCACTTCGCCCCGTGGGGTCTCGACCAGCGCGTGAAGCTGATCCTCCCGCACGCCGGCGAGCGAGCCCAGACCGCACCGGGCCCGACAGGGCCGCACCCGTGGAGCGGACCCTTTGCCGGCGACGTCGACGGGCTCTCCGTCGACGAGTGGCGAGCCGCGCTCGCTCGCCTGCCCGCGCACGAGCGCCACCTCGCCCGCACGTACACGACGGGAAGCGCGCGGCCCGAGGAGTGCGAGGTCGACATCGACTTCTTCATCCATCACCCCGCGGGGCCCGCCTCCCGCTGGGCGGCCTCCGCAGCGCCTGGCGACCGGATCCTGGTCTCTGGCCCGGATGTTCGGGCCGACGACCGTCGCCGCGGCATCCAGTGGCGACCGGCCGAGCTGCCCACGCGGGTGCTCTTGCTCGGCGACGAGACCGCGATTCCCGCCCTCAACGGAATCGTCGCGTCGCTCGGTGCGGCCACGCGAGGCACCATCGTCGTCGAGGCAGACGACGTGCACGCGTGCCCGCCGATCGAGCGGGTGCCGAGCGGGGTGAGCGTGCGACTCGTCGCCCGCGTCCACGGCCTGCCCGGCGAGGCTCTCGCTCAGGCCGTCGCATCATGGGCGGCATCGGATGCGCGCGACGCACGATCTGCCGGGGTCGGATTCGCGGCCTGGATCGCCGCCGAGAGCTCCGCCGTCGCGGGGCTCTGCAGCGCGATCATCGACGCGGGAGTGCCCCGCGGCCGCATTCATCGCCAGGGCTACTGGAGGGCCGAAGGCCGAGCCTCATCGACCTCAGTCAACGAGGTAGATAGGGTAGCCTACCCTTAG
- a CDS encoding ABC transporter substrate-binding protein: protein MPPFPSASRRLRRPAALVGLVLAALVLSGCAAGSTQPDAGGSADAASGTITVTHARGESEVPAEAKRVVVLEPVALDTSVALGVIPVGAAVLNEAAGIPSYLGKDASTIETVGTVTAPNVEKIAALKPDLIIGTESRHSALYDQLASVAPTVFLASQADPWKDNVKLVGEALGRPDAAATLLADYDARCKAVKAEFAVSGETAQLIRPRDGLLTVYGPESFAGSTLECAGFTTPTRDWQNSISVDLSPEKVLEAKADLVVVTTTDVDDPSTIPEAITANASSFTNVHLVDQSYWITGVGPLGGLAVLDDIESILSDAR from the coding sequence ATGCCTCCGTTCCCCTCCGCTTCGCGCCGCCTGCGCCGCCCCGCCGCCCTCGTGGGCCTCGTGCTCGCAGCCTTGGTCCTCTCCGGCTGCGCGGCCGGTTCCACTCAGCCGGACGCCGGCGGATCGGCCGATGCAGCCTCCGGCACGATCACCGTGACGCACGCCCGCGGAGAGTCCGAGGTACCAGCCGAGGCGAAACGCGTCGTGGTGCTCGAGCCCGTGGCGCTCGACACCTCTGTCGCCCTCGGTGTCATCCCCGTGGGGGCCGCCGTCTTGAACGAGGCCGCGGGCATCCCCTCGTATCTCGGAAAGGACGCCAGCACCATCGAGACCGTCGGCACCGTGACGGCCCCGAACGTAGAGAAGATCGCCGCGCTCAAGCCCGACCTCATCATCGGCACCGAGTCGCGCCACTCCGCCCTGTACGACCAGCTCGCCTCGGTCGCCCCCACGGTGTTCCTCGCCTCTCAGGCCGACCCGTGGAAAGACAACGTGAAGCTTGTGGGCGAGGCCCTCGGCCGACCGGATGCCGCCGCAACCCTGCTCGCCGACTACGACGCCCGCTGCAAAGCGGTGAAGGCCGAGTTCGCCGTGAGTGGAGAGACCGCGCAGCTCATCCGGCCCCGCGACGGCCTGCTCACGGTCTACGGCCCGGAGTCGTTCGCGGGCAGCACCCTCGAGTGCGCCGGCTTCACCACCCCGACGAGAGACTGGCAGAACTCGATCTCGGTGGATCTGTCACCCGAGAAGGTTCTCGAGGCGAAAGCCGACCTCGTGGTCGTGACCACGACCGACGTCGACGACCCGTCGACCATTCCCGAGGCGATCACCGCCAACGCGTCGTCGTTCACGAACGTGCACCTCGTCGACCAGTCGTACTGGATCACGGGAGTCGGGCCCCTCGGCGGCCTCGCGGTGCTCGACGACATCGAAAGCATCCTCAGCGACGCTCGGTGA
- a CDS encoding iron chelate uptake ABC transporter family permease subunit: MSAADGVTARHTPPERRTAGRREAPRAPDSTRRFALFLAGVCLLIVLLVVVSLVVGANMVTLPVLFDTLAGRGTEESRFILLDQRVPRTVAALVVGAGLGGAGALIQAVTRNPLADPGILGVNAGAAAAVAAAIVFLGVTSPSQYVWFAYAGAFVLTVAVFLLGSAGPRRTDPLTLTFAGLAVGAVFSGLTTGLTLTNPAAFERMLGWSAGSLLGRGFDVTTPVLLPLVAGVALAVAIGPALNALALGDDVATGHGVSVQHTRLLAVIAVTLLAGTATAVAGPISFVGLMMPHVVRWMVGVDHRRIIAGSIVAAPALVLLSDIVGRLVALPAEMPVGIVTAFVGAPVLVVLVRRNRRVTGL; encoded by the coding sequence GTGAGCGCGGCCGACGGGGTCACAGCCCGGCACACCCCACCGGAGAGACGCACTGCAGGGCGGCGAGAAGCGCCGCGAGCCCCTGACTCGACCCGTCGGTTCGCCCTGTTCCTGGCGGGGGTCTGCCTGCTGATCGTTCTGCTCGTCGTCGTCTCGCTCGTGGTCGGCGCAAACATGGTCACTCTGCCCGTGCTGTTCGACACCCTGGCGGGCAGAGGAACAGAGGAGTCGCGTTTCATCCTGCTCGACCAGCGGGTGCCGCGCACGGTCGCGGCGCTCGTGGTCGGGGCCGGCCTCGGGGGCGCGGGGGCGCTCATTCAGGCCGTGACGCGCAATCCGCTCGCCGATCCAGGGATTCTCGGAGTCAATGCCGGCGCAGCGGCCGCGGTGGCCGCCGCCATCGTGTTTCTCGGCGTGACCAGCCCGAGCCAGTACGTCTGGTTCGCCTACGCCGGCGCTTTCGTGCTGACGGTGGCGGTGTTCCTTCTCGGCTCGGCCGGGCCGCGCCGCACCGACCCCCTGACTCTCACCTTCGCGGGGCTGGCCGTCGGGGCCGTGTTCTCCGGGCTCACCACGGGCCTCACGCTCACGAATCCCGCAGCGTTCGAACGGATGCTGGGCTGGTCTGCAGGAAGCCTGCTCGGCCGAGGTTTCGATGTGACCACCCCGGTGCTCCTGCCGCTCGTGGCGGGGGTCGCACTCGCTGTGGCCATCGGGCCCGCGCTCAACGCGCTGGCACTGGGCGACGACGTGGCCACGGGCCACGGCGTGAGTGTTCAGCACACCCGCCTGCTCGCCGTGATCGCCGTCACCCTTCTCGCTGGCACCGCCACCGCGGTCGCCGGCCCCATCTCGTTCGTCGGCCTGATGATGCCGCACGTCGTTCGGTGGATGGTCGGAGTGGATCACCGGCGCATCATCGCGGGATCGATCGTGGCCGCACCGGCCCTGGTGCTGCTCTCCGACATCGTCGGGCGGCTCGTGGCGCTTCCCGCAGAGATGCCGGTGGGCATCGTGACCGCGTTCGTCGGCGCCCCAGTTCTCGTTGTGCTCGTTCGTCGCAACCGTCGGGTGACGGGCCTGTGA
- a CDS encoding iron chelate uptake ABC transporter family permease subunit — protein sequence MIGQSRGISGGLSRLSPLQLRPATVTLALLVVLAALAALAAVSGDFPIPLADLGKVLTGTANELTTTVVLEWRLPRIAAAIVVGAALGVAGGLFQTVTRNPLASPDVMGLSNGAFVGMLVALVVAGSSIESRTIGALAGGLVTALVIFALSRGLGFGGFRFIVVGVAISSMAAALGTWLLLQVDVDTALFASAWGAGTLAGVTVAGVASAAALVAVLVALVPAHVRALHQLGLGDDVAIVTGVRVAATRVTMLLVGVFLVCVATTVAGPVAFVALAAPQIAKRLVGTAHIPLLTTALFGSVMLSASDLIAQHALPVTVPVGVVTVVIGGCYLVWFLVREARANRRAG from the coding sequence GTGATCGGCCAATCGAGAGGTATCTCGGGAGGGCTGTCGCGCCTCTCGCCACTCCAGCTACGCCCGGCCACCGTCACACTGGCGCTGCTCGTCGTGCTCGCCGCTCTGGCCGCGCTCGCAGCCGTCTCGGGGGACTTCCCCATCCCGCTCGCCGACCTCGGGAAGGTTCTGACGGGCACGGCGAACGAGCTGACGACGACCGTCGTGCTCGAGTGGAGGCTGCCCCGCATCGCAGCCGCGATCGTGGTCGGCGCGGCGCTGGGCGTGGCCGGAGGACTCTTTCAGACCGTCACCCGCAACCCCCTCGCGAGCCCCGACGTGATGGGCCTCTCGAACGGGGCCTTCGTGGGCATGCTCGTCGCGCTCGTGGTCGCCGGATCGTCGATAGAGTCGCGCACGATCGGCGCCCTGGCCGGCGGCCTCGTCACAGCGCTGGTGATCTTCGCCCTCTCGCGCGGGCTCGGCTTCGGCGGCTTCCGCTTCATCGTCGTGGGCGTCGCGATCTCGTCGATGGCCGCCGCCCTCGGCACCTGGCTGCTTCTGCAGGTCGACGTCGACACCGCACTGTTCGCGTCGGCCTGGGGAGCGGGCACCCTCGCTGGCGTGACAGTCGCAGGCGTCGCCTCGGCCGCCGCCCTCGTCGCGGTGCTGGTCGCCCTGGTTCCCGCACACGTGCGCGCCCTGCACCAGCTCGGCCTCGGCGACGACGTCGCCATCGTCACGGGGGTGCGCGTCGCGGCGACGCGCGTCACGATGCTGTTGGTGGGCGTGTTCCTCGTCTGCGTGGCCACGACAGTGGCCGGGCCGGTGGCGTTCGTCGCCCTCGCGGCCCCGCAGATCGCCAAGCGATTGGTCGGCACTGCCCACATCCCTCTGCTCACGACGGCGCTCTTCGGCTCCGTGATGCTGAGCGCCTCCGACCTGATCGCCCAGCACGCCCTGCCGGTGACGGTTCCCGTCGGAGTCGTCACCGTGGTGATCGGGGGCTGTTATCTCGTGTGGTTCCTCGTGCGTGAGGCGCGCGCGAACCGACGAGCCGGCTGA
- a CDS encoding response regulator transcription factor, producing the protein MIRVVIADDHPIVRAGLVALFSQEEGLEVVAEASTADEAVAVAESENPDVVLMDLQFGARSATSGADATRRIRSLEAAPYVLVLTNYDSDSDILGAVEAGASGYLLKDAPPHELVAAVRAAAAGESALAPVIASRLLDRMRAPQVSLSAREIEVLELVGAGRSNTEVAAQLFVTEATVKSHLAHIFSKLEVSSRTAAVSAARRRGILR; encoded by the coding sequence ATGATCCGCGTCGTGATCGCCGACGACCATCCGATCGTGCGCGCCGGGCTCGTCGCGCTGTTCAGCCAGGAGGAGGGGCTCGAGGTCGTCGCCGAGGCGTCGACGGCCGACGAGGCTGTGGCCGTCGCCGAGAGCGAGAATCCGGATGTGGTGCTCATGGACCTGCAGTTCGGCGCGCGGTCGGCGACGTCCGGGGCCGACGCGACCCGTCGCATCCGGTCGCTCGAGGCGGCGCCCTACGTTCTGGTGCTCACGAACTACGACTCGGACTCCGACATTCTGGGCGCCGTCGAGGCCGGCGCAAGCGGCTACCTGCTGAAGGATGCGCCGCCGCACGAGCTGGTCGCCGCCGTCAGGGCGGCCGCGGCGGGCGAGAGCGCGCTCGCCCCGGTGATCGCCTCGAGGCTGCTCGATCGCATGAGGGCGCCGCAGGTGAGCCTGAGCGCGCGCGAGATCGAGGTGCTCGAACTGGTGGGCGCGGGCCGCTCGAACACCGAGGTCGCAGCACAGCTGTTCGTGACCGAGGCCACGGTGAAGTCGCACCTGGCGCACATCTTCTCGAAGCTCGAGGTGAGCTCACGCACGGCGGCGGTGTCGGCAGCGCGCAGGCGGGGCATCCTGCGCTGA
- a CDS encoding sensor histidine kinase, producing the protein MSHSALTPVFVGLRTGLHVLFAALTLLVVVRAVLAPTVHTPLVIALCVVLLANYAGGALLSGSAARRRSWGPLWLAALTVEWAALLWMSPEAAYLVFPLFFLYLHLLGRWWGPVAIVASTAVAVVALGLHGGWTVGGVVGPLVGAGVAMLIGLGYQALAREAAQREELMRELLAARGQLAASEHEAGVLAERARLAREIHDTLAQGLSSIQMLLHAAERADPRRAGVEHIRLARETAATNLADARRFIRELSPPQLDEGGLGAALRRLADAQWAPRGLAVVVRVPDAVTLPMHLQTALLRIAQGAIANVLQHAHATTAIIELTSDDTELLFTVSDDGTGFDALAVAGVHSSTSDSFGLEATRERVRQLGGSLMVDSAPGRGTALAVRFAVPPAASASAAAAAAVAPNARPGAGDRA; encoded by the coding sequence ATGTCCCACAGTGCGCTGACCCCTGTCTTCGTGGGGCTCCGCACGGGATTGCACGTTCTCTTCGCCGCGCTCACCCTGCTCGTGGTGGTGCGCGCCGTCCTGGCGCCGACGGTGCACACGCCGCTGGTGATCGCCCTCTGCGTGGTTCTGCTGGCGAACTACGCAGGCGGCGCCCTGCTCTCGGGGTCTGCTGCCCGCCGTCGCAGCTGGGGGCCGCTCTGGCTGGCCGCGCTCACCGTCGAGTGGGCGGCCCTGCTGTGGATGAGCCCCGAGGCCGCCTACCTCGTCTTTCCGCTGTTCTTTCTCTATCTGCACCTGCTCGGCCGGTGGTGGGGGCCGGTTGCGATCGTCGCCTCCACCGCCGTCGCCGTCGTGGCGCTGGGCCTGCACGGCGGGTGGACCGTCGGCGGCGTGGTGGGCCCCCTCGTGGGCGCGGGGGTGGCCATGCTCATCGGCCTCGGCTACCAGGCCCTCGCCCGCGAGGCTGCCCAGCGCGAGGAGCTGATGCGCGAGCTGCTCGCCGCCCGCGGACAGCTCGCCGCATCCGAGCACGAGGCGGGGGTGCTGGCCGAGCGCGCGCGGCTCGCCCGCGAGATCCACGACACCCTCGCGCAGGGGCTGTCGAGCATCCAGATGCTGCTGCACGCGGCGGAACGCGCCGATCCGCGCAGGGCGGGAGTGGAGCACATCCGGCTGGCGCGCGAGACCGCGGCGACGAATCTCGCCGACGCCCGCCGCTTCATCCGCGAGCTCAGTCCGCCCCAGCTCGACGAGGGCGGTCTGGGTGCGGCGCTTCGCCGGCTGGCCGACGCGCAGTGGGCGCCGCGCGGGCTCGCCGTGGTCGTGCGGGTGCCGGATGCGGTGACCCTGCCCATGCACCTGCAGACCGCGCTGTTGCGCATCGCGCAGGGGGCCATCGCCAATGTGCTGCAGCACGCGCACGCGACGACGGCCATCATCGAGCTGACCAGCGACGACACCGAGCTGCTCTTCACCGTCAGCGACGACGGCACCGGATTCGACGCGCTCGCGGTTGCCGGCGTGCACTCCTCGACCTCGGACTCCTTCGGGTTGGAGGCGACTCGCGAGCGGGTGCGGCAGCTGGGCGGCAGCCTCATGGTCGACTCGGCACCCGGCCGGGGAACGGCGCTCGCGGTGAGGTTCGCCGTGCCGCCCGCTGCTTCCGCTTCTGCCGCCGCCGCCGCTGCTGTTGCGCCCAACGCCCGGCCCGGTGCGGGGGACCGCGCATGA
- a CDS encoding FtsX-like permease family protein produces the protein MFVALRDLRFARGRFVLIGSVVGLITVLVGFLSGLTGGLATQNISAVLAMPADRIVFSAPSASGATGSAGDAGASFTDSAISASQARAWAETSGVTAAQPVGISQTRGEARGTRAAIAVFGVQPGYDATAPTRSGLLGVSDPAAKALGVSAGDSVTIAGVAYRVERIGGDGWYSHTPVVEMTLGDWQAYSAATGNPNAYATVLAVRGAPDWNAADASHATLSQSTLASLTALSAFKSEVGSLLMMVAMLFGISGLVIGAFFTVWTMQRKGDVAVLKALGASTRWLVRDALGQALIVLVAGIGVGLGLVALLGSLAGSALPFLLSPLTTLLPGAIMIALGLAGAAFALRSVTSADPLTALGSNR, from the coding sequence ATGTTCGTCGCTCTTCGAGACCTGCGCTTTGCGCGGGGTCGTTTCGTGCTCATCGGCTCCGTCGTGGGGCTCATCACCGTGCTGGTGGGCTTTCTCAGCGGTCTCACCGGCGGGCTCGCCACCCAGAACATCTCGGCGGTTCTGGCGATGCCCGCAGACAGGATCGTGTTCTCGGCGCCGAGCGCGAGCGGCGCGACGGGGTCGGCGGGTGATGCCGGCGCCAGTTTCACGGACTCCGCGATCAGCGCGAGCCAGGCGAGGGCGTGGGCAGAGACATCCGGGGTCACGGCGGCCCAGCCCGTGGGGATCAGCCAGACCCGCGGCGAGGCCAGAGGCACCAGGGCCGCCATCGCGGTGTTCGGAGTGCAGCCGGGGTACGACGCGACGGCCCCGACGCGCAGCGGGTTGCTCGGGGTGTCCGATCCGGCAGCGAAGGCGCTCGGCGTCTCGGCCGGCGACTCGGTGACCATCGCCGGCGTCGCCTACAGGGTCGAGCGCATCGGCGGCGACGGCTGGTACAGCCACACCCCCGTGGTCGAGATGACGCTCGGCGACTGGCAGGCCTACTCTGCGGCGACCGGAAACCCGAACGCCTACGCCACGGTGCTCGCCGTGCGGGGTGCCCCAGACTGGAACGCGGCCGACGCGAGCCACGCCACGCTCTCGCAGAGCACCTTGGCGTCGCTGACCGCCCTCAGCGCGTTCAAGTCGGAGGTGGGCTCGCTGCTCATGATGGTGGCCATGCTGTTCGGCATCTCGGGCCTCGTGATCGGCGCCTTCTTCACCGTCTGGACGATGCAGCGAAAGGGCGACGTCGCCGTCTTGAAGGCGCTCGGTGCCAGCACGCGCTGGTTGGTGCGCGATGCACTGGGTCAGGCGCTCATCGTGCTCGTCGCCGGCATCGGCGTGGGCCTCGGCCTCGTGGCCCTGCTCGGGTCCCTCGCCGGCTCCGCGCTTCCCTTTCTTCTCAGCCCGCTCACGACACTTCTTCCCGGCGCGATCATGATCGCGCTGGGCCTCGCCGGGGCCGCTTTCGCCCTGCGCTCCGTCACCTCAGCCGATCCCCTCACTGCCCTTGGGAGCAACCGATGA
- a CDS encoding ABC transporter ATP-binding protein, with the protein MITLDTITLTYPDGDTRVTAVDRVSLTAHPGTVTGITGPSGSGKSSLLAVAATLIRPDSGTVLIDDVDATTLSAREATELRRRSIGIVFQQANLIPSLTALEQLTVMNELGASGSRRRRRIATARAGELLEAVGLAAHRDKRPNQLSGGQQQRVNIARALMNYPSVLLVDEPTSALDQERGARIIELIVELTGRLDTSTLLVTHDLVQLPRLHSVVTMVDGLLVPTQSAAAAR; encoded by the coding sequence ATGATCACCCTCGACACCATCACCCTCACCTACCCCGACGGGGACACCCGCGTGACCGCGGTCGACCGCGTGTCGCTCACCGCGCATCCGGGCACCGTGACCGGCATCACCGGGCCCAGCGGATCGGGGAAGTCGAGCCTGCTCGCGGTGGCGGCCACGCTCATCCGGCCCGATTCGGGAACCGTGCTCATCGACGACGTCGACGCCACCACGCTGAGCGCCCGCGAGGCGACCGAGCTGAGGCGCCGCTCGATCGGCATCGTCTTTCAACAGGCGAACCTCATCCCGTCGCTCACGGCGCTCGAGCAGCTGACCGTGATGAACGAGCTGGGCGCGTCTGGCAGTCGGCGTCGCCGCCGGATAGCGACCGCCCGGGCGGGCGAGCTGCTCGAGGCCGTAGGGCTGGCCGCACACCGAGACAAGCGTCCGAATCAGCTGTCGGGAGGCCAGCAGCAGCGAGTGAACATCGCCCGAGCGCTGATGAACTATCCGAGCGTGCTGCTGGTCGACGAGCCCACGAGTGCCCTCGACCAGGAGCGGGGGGCGCGCATCATCGAGCTGATCGTCGAACTCACGGGGCGGCTCGACACGTCTACCCTGCTGGTGACCCACGACCTGGTTCAGCTGCCCCGCCTGCACTCGGTCGTCACCATGGTCGACGGCCTCCTGGTGCCGACCCAGAGTGCAGCCGCCGCCAGGTGA